The window AATTCACACGAGCTACCGCGTGGGTTGTTAGATGTACCTGCAAATCGTAGCTGGCAGAAGACACTGTCAAAACATAGGTTTTCTGCATATAGAAGTCGAATCTAATCATCGCAATTGAATCAGTCACACTGCAACTGAAATCAGAAACGTGAAATCAATGTACGTGCCAACCTTATACGCCATTTTCAAGTTGTTGTGGTGTCATCTCGTCAAGTTGTTCGTGTTCTGCAAAATTGAAGCTCCAGTGGTATCCGGTTCAAAGTTGAAACTTTTTCCAGTTTTAGCATGTTTAGCTGCAATGGCATTCTcacaaagaaattaatacatcacCTTCATCTATACCCTACACCCAATATTTAAACCGCGTTGGGATTTTTGCCCAGTCATTGGTATTTTAAGCCTATCATGCATTATTAAGTGTTCAAACTTTCTCATAGTAGTGCATGGTGCATGATTGATTTGGATTACTGCTATTGTAGGTCTCATACCGTGTAAAAAATCGTGAGGTTTGATGgaatcaaaattcaacaatCACATGCTTTTGTAAGCGAGGCCTACAAATGACGTAGTGCAGCACTCCTGCCCCAATTTTTTCCCATTTTGAGAGAATAATACATATTGGTTGATTAAAGTGGTGCATACTCTTTAGCCAAAaggagagaaaaataaaaagtacgtGGAAATATTCTTCCTTGGAGCAGGTGACACCAGAAGCACTGTCGAGCACGTAGAGATATCAAATTTGACTATGTCAATAGCTCGTTATCTAGAGTGGTAGGTGGTCCAGTGAGGATTTGGTAGGGGAGTGGttccatttcttccattaaTTCACCTCTATAAATTAACTAGTCACCATGCAGTGAGAGTAAGCCATACACTCAGAGCCTTGGACTCGAATTATCAATGGCAGTCTTCAGAGGAACTTTCTTAGGTATTGTCGTTGTGACATTGGTGGTCTCAGCCACGCTCTCCGCCGCTCACCCGGAAGGGTTCAACTTCGGATGGGGATCCCGATGGGGAAGTAAACCTAGTACTGATCATCATGGTGGCGGGCATGCGGCGGGTGGCTCTCACGGTCTTTTCCCACAATTCTACCACTCGTCGTGCCCTCAGGTTAACGACATTGTCATCTCCGTGCTACAGCGGGCCATCGGGAAGGACCCCCGGGTGGCAGCCTCTTTGCTGAGGCTTCACTTCCATGACTGCTTTGCTCAGGTTCATTTTGATCAAAATTACTTTAATATGTACAATAAAATATGCATGGCTAAGGCTGAAAATACGATATGATTGGACGACAGGGTTGTGACGCCTCGGTGCTACTAGACAACAGCACGACAATATTAAGCGAAAAGGGGGCAGCTCCAAACGTGAATTCTCTGAGAGGGTTTGCAGTGATCGATGAGATCAAAGCCGAGCTAGAAGAAGCATGTCCCTTGACTGTGTCATGTGCTGACATTGTCGCTCTCGCTGCTAGGGGATCCACTGTACTAGTAAGCAAACTAATTTCACCCCCACACGTCGGTTTATAAATAAAGAACGAACGTATATTACATAGCTGGACTATTACTTAATTTACTATTAAGTGATCAACTTGGTTGGTTTATGCGGTGGAATGGAATTACAGAGCGATGGACCTAATTGGGTGTTGCCACTAGGAAGAAGGGACTCCAAAACTGCTAGTGTAAAAAGCTCAAACAGCAACATTCCATCATCAAGATCCAATCTCTCAACCCTAATAACCGCCTTCAAGCGTCAAGGTCTTGATGAAACTGACTTAGTTGCCCTCTCAGGTACCCAAtcaattttctcttttgtaATCATATTATTTAAGGGGTTCTCTCAACTTGGGACATATTCCAATTTTCCCTTCAACtttcaagttagttttgagCTTTCTATTCTTATTTTAACCGTATTAATTTGTCCCATGTCGTCAAATATGTTGATTTCCCATGAAATTGAGGGTTATTTTTATCCaattaatagaaaatttgaTGAATTTGACGATTAGGCACAAATTCAAGCCTAAAGGAGCTCGGAAACAAACTGAAAGTTGAGGGG of the Pyrus communis chromosome 1, drPyrComm1.1, whole genome shotgun sequence genome contains:
- the LOC137710914 gene encoding peroxidase 9, which translates into the protein MAVFRGTFLGIVVVTLVVSATLSAAHPEGFNFGWGSRWGSKPSTDHHGGGHAAGGSHGLFPQFYHSSCPQVNDIVISVLQRAIGKDPRVAASLLRLHFHDCFAQGCDASVLLDNSTTILSEKGAAPNVNSLRGFAVIDEIKAELEEACPLTVSCADIVALAARGSTVLSDGPNWVLPLGRRDSKTASVKSSNSNIPSSRSNLSTLITAFKRQGLDETDLVALSGGHTIGVAKCSTFKRRLYNQNGNDQPDSTLERSYYFGLKSVCPSRGGDNNITPLDFASPARFDNTYFQLLLMGKGLLTSDQVLLTGNGRKAAELVKTYADNERLFFQQFAQSMVKMGNINLLTGLKGEVRKNCRHVN